A single genomic interval of Desulfovibrio intestinalis harbors:
- a CDS encoding amino acid ABC transporter permease, which yields MHDKKDGSKGNIIMVTDGASIPDPREWRLINAWSIALVGAISALFALCLFWPDPYLRILLYLPDGVLVTFKITVLSICCAVPLGLLTGLGRISNNRIINLIASTYVEVIRGIPLLVQIFYIYYALSRFVQVGGVTSAVVAISFCYGAYMGEVFRAGITAINKGQSEAARSLGFNGFQTMRYVVLPQAMRTILPPVGNECIAMLKDTSLVSIMAVPDIMQRARSFVGTTYLYFETYTVVALMYLVITLMLSKTVSIMESRLNYYDGK from the coding sequence ATGCACGATAAAAAAGACGGAAGCAAGGGCAATATCATTATGGTCACGGATGGAGCCTCCATCCCTGATCCTCGTGAATGGCGCCTGATAAACGCCTGGTCTATTGCTCTGGTCGGGGCAATTTCTGCCTTGTTTGCACTATGCCTCTTCTGGCCCGACCCTTATTTACGTATTTTGCTCTATTTGCCTGATGGCGTTTTAGTTACTTTCAAGATTACTGTTCTTTCCATATGCTGTGCTGTACCCCTGGGGCTGCTTACTGGTCTCGGGCGCATTTCAAACAACCGCATTATCAATCTCATTGCCTCCACCTATGTGGAAGTGATTCGCGGTATTCCCCTGCTGGTGCAGATTTTTTATATCTACTATGCCCTTTCACGTTTTGTGCAGGTGGGCGGCGTCACTTCCGCTGTTGTTGCCATCAGTTTTTGTTATGGCGCGTATATGGGCGAAGTTTTTCGCGCAGGCATCACCGCCATCAACAAGGGACAAAGTGAAGCCGCACGCTCGTTGGGCTTCAATGGCTTTCAGACCATGCGCTACGTTGTTCTTCCCCAGGCCATGCGGACCATTTTGCCGCCTGTGGGCAATGAGTGCATTGCCATGCTAAAAGACACGTCGCTTGTGTCCATCATGGCTGTGCCTGATATCATGCAGCGGGCCAGAAGCTTTGTGGGTACCACCTACCTGTATTTTGAAACTTATACCGTGGTGGCTTTGATGTATCTTGTCATCACGCTTATGCTTTCCAAAACCGTGAGCATTATGGAATCCAGGCTGAATTATTATGACGGAAAGTAG
- a CDS encoding DUF3298 and DUF4163 domain-containing protein, with protein MQLPIQALRIFHFSALLLSLSAFIRTLRESGTPRRLTRSLNKATTPSGRMCGNSAPESKGACKEQYLWQDASPSPLTGYQGIISMPRLLSFLLLALLLGERAAEAARMPDQQTLSPALSQEFTATADLTETGTSHEHAPAEPVEHAKPEGAAKPDTSSHENAGKQEQTTPADQSARDSAAAIISGSRKPGIIEHQYVRDEGGNPVISISYPSVGSKEIDSDIRQWVTGIATAFEQSCSNGSFAAGSSLDGDRPPFELWGSYSVTAPSPAGLSVTFEVWTYTGGAHGNLDVMTLNYSLLTGQRLGLVDLFEDPDMALNLMSTWSYKELSRRLGGMRQEQMLRTGLTPVPENFASLTLTPQGVRINFQPYQVAPWAAGAQKVDMPLDQLLPANPLLRLWGR; from the coding sequence ATGCAGCTTCCTATTCAGGCTTTGCGAATTTTTCACTTTTCTGCCCTGTTGCTTTCGCTTTCTGCATTTATCCGTACGCTCCGTGAATCAGGAACGCCGCGCCGTCTGACCCGCAGTCTGAACAAGGCCACCACGCCGTCAGGGCGTATGTGTGGCAACTCCGCCCCTGAGTCCAAGGGGGCATGTAAGGAACAGTACCTCTGGCAAGATGCTTCGCCTTCACCCCTTACTGGTTATCAAGGTATCATATCCATGCCGCGCCTTTTGTCCTTTCTGTTGCTGGCGCTGCTGCTCGGTGAACGGGCGGCAGAAGCAGCACGCATGCCGGACCAGCAGACACTTTCTCCCGCCCTTTCGCAGGAATTTACAGCCACCGCTGACCTGACGGAAACTGGCACAAGCCACGAACACGCGCCCGCGGAACCTGTGGAGCATGCCAAGCCGGAAGGCGCGGCAAAACCAGACACGTCATCTCATGAAAATGCAGGAAAGCAAGAACAGACCACTCCTGCCGACCAGTCTGCCCGGGACAGCGCCGCCGCCATTATTTCCGGCTCACGCAAACCCGGCATCATAGAACACCAGTATGTCAGGGATGAAGGCGGCAATCCGGTCATCAGCATCAGCTACCCTTCTGTGGGCAGCAAAGAAATTGACAGCGATATACGTCAATGGGTCACGGGCATTGCCACGGCTTTTGAACAAAGCTGTAGTAATGGAAGCTTCGCGGCTGGCTCCAGCCTTGACGGAGATCGGCCCCCCTTTGAGCTGTGGGGTTCATACAGCGTTACGGCGCCCTCGCCCGCAGGACTTAGCGTCACGTTTGAAGTATGGACGTACACAGGCGGAGCTCACGGCAACCTTGACGTCATGACCTTGAACTACAGCCTGCTTACCGGGCAACGGCTCGGGCTGGTGGACCTTTTTGAAGATCCGGATATGGCCCTGAACCTCATGTCCACATGGTCATACAAAGAGCTTTCGCGCCGCCTGGGCGGCATGAGGCAAGAGCAGATGTTGCGAACCGGGCTTACGCCTGTGCCGGAGAACTTTGCCAGCCTGACCCTGACGCCACAGGGCGTGCGCATCAACTTTCAACCCTATCAGGTTGCGCCGTGGGCGGCTGGAGCACAAAAAGTAGATATGCCTCTGGACCAGCTGCTGCCAGCCAATCCGCTGTTGCGCCTCTGGGGCCGTTAA
- a CDS encoding basic amino acid ABC transporter substrate-binding protein, translating into MLRRITLAMIGLVLMCSPALAAEKIVVASDCTWPPMEMLDANKKPEGYSTDYLRAIGKAVGLDMDVRNVAWDGIFSGIATGQYDVVASSVTITPERQKQFDFTDPYYEVVQAVVLPEGQSIKDLAGLKGKKVGGQIGTTGIFVLRKADVGADIKEYDDVGLAMQDLVNGRIDAVICDDPVAMYYANKKADTAGKLNLSYKTDEKEYYGFTVRKGRKDLLEKLNKGIKEVKASGEEAKIIEKWMGKSN; encoded by the coding sequence ATGCTTCGCCGAATTACCCTCGCCATGATTGGTCTCGTTCTTATGTGCAGCCCGGCTTTGGCGGCTGAGAAAATTGTGGTTGCCAGCGACTGTACCTGGCCGCCAATGGAAATGCTTGACGCCAACAAAAAACCCGAAGGCTATTCCACGGACTATCTGCGCGCCATTGGCAAGGCCGTTGGCCTGGATATGGATGTTCGCAATGTGGCCTGGGACGGCATTTTCAGCGGTATTGCCACAGGGCAGTACGATGTGGTGGCCTCTTCAGTCACCATTACGCCCGAGCGCCAGAAGCAGTTTGATTTTACTGACCCGTACTACGAAGTGGTGCAGGCCGTGGTGCTGCCCGAAGGGCAGAGCATCAAGGATCTTGCCGGCCTGAAGGGCAAAAAAGTGGGCGGCCAGATCGGCACCACCGGCATATTCGTGCTGCGCAAGGCTGATGTGGGCGCGGACATCAAGGAATATGACGATGTGGGTCTGGCCATGCAGGATCTTGTGAATGGCCGTATTGACGCTGTCATCTGCGATGATCCCGTTGCCATGTACTATGCCAACAAGAAAGCCGATACCGCCGGCAAGCTGAACCTTTCGTACAAGACGGATGAAAAAGAATACTACGGTTTCACCGTACGCAAGGGCCGCAAGGATCTTCTTGAAAAGCTGAACAAGGGTATCAAGGAAGTGAAGGCTTCTGGAGAAGAAGCCAAAATTATTGAAAAATGGATGGGCAAATCCAATTAG
- a CDS encoding NYN domain-containing protein encodes MARFTGFDEVYSALYVDFDNIFTRFLEIDPEAARAFGSAPYRWVRWIENHALRILYGEGVRRRILKRMCYLNPQRYQEFRNFFIRSAFQVVDCPPLTSRGKTSTDIHLVMDCMDDLSHSTKFDEFIILSGDADFTPLLIRLQEHARRTLVLSVGYSSPAYTAAASWRIREDWFLQQALRDDRDDLDGDGVDTVGKSVPHILPHARKIDAGDSNGYGNKTEDIPSDVPDGNEPSPGNTW; translated from the coding sequence ATGGCACGATTTACAGGTTTTGATGAGGTTTACAGCGCTCTTTACGTTGATTTCGACAATATTTTTACCCGATTTCTTGAAATTGATCCCGAGGCCGCCCGCGCCTTTGGTTCCGCACCCTACCGCTGGGTGCGCTGGATAGAAAATCATGCCTTGCGCATTCTTTATGGCGAAGGCGTACGCCGCCGCATCCTGAAGCGCATGTGTTATCTTAATCCACAGAGATATCAGGAGTTTCGTAACTTCTTCATCCGTAGCGCCTTTCAGGTTGTGGACTGCCCTCCGCTTACATCGCGTGGCAAGACCAGCACTGACATCCATCTGGTCATGGACTGTATGGATGACCTTTCGCATTCCACCAAGTTTGACGAATTTATCATCCTTTCTGGCGATGCCGATTTTACTCCCCTACTTATCCGCCTTCAGGAGCATGCCCGCCGCACCCTGGTGCTGTCGGTGGGGTATTCTTCTCCGGCGTATACCGCCGCCGCATCGTGGCGCATCCGCGAAGACTGGTTTTTGCAACAGGCTCTGCGCGATGACCGTGACGACCTGGATGGCGACGGCGTGGACACAGTAGGAAAATCGGTACCTCATATATTACCGCATGCCCGGAAAATTGATGCTGGCGACAGTAACGGGTACGGCAATAAAACAGAGGATATCCCGTCAGACGTTCCTGATGGCAACGAACCTTCCCCCGGCAACACCTGGTAA
- a CDS encoding basic amino acid ABC transporter substrate-binding protein has protein sequence MIRRLTLTLLALALLCGQAVAAEKYVVATDCTWPPMELLDENKQPVGFDIDFITAVGKAAGFEVDVRNIAWDGIFGGVATGQYDIVASATTITPERQKQFDFSDPYYEVAQSVVLPAGQSIKSLEDLKGKKVGGQIGTTGVFVIRKSGVPVDLKEYDDVGLAIQDMLGGRLDAVICDDPVAMYYANKKADTAGKLNLSFKTDEKEYYGFTVRKGRKDLVEKLNKGIKEVKASGVEAKLLDKWMGASK, from the coding sequence ATGATCCGTCGTCTTACTCTCACCCTGTTGGCCCTGGCTCTGCTTTGCGGTCAGGCTGTTGCCGCTGAAAAATATGTTGTGGCCACAGACTGCACCTGGCCCCCTATGGAACTTCTTGACGAAAACAAGCAGCCCGTGGGCTTTGACATTGATTTCATTACCGCAGTGGGCAAGGCCGCCGGTTTTGAAGTTGATGTTCGCAATATTGCATGGGACGGCATTTTCGGTGGTGTGGCTACCGGCCAGTACGACATAGTTGCGTCTGCCACCACCATTACGCCTGAACGCCAGAAGCAGTTTGACTTCTCTGACCCTTACTATGAAGTGGCTCAGTCTGTGGTGCTGCCTGCGGGACAGAGCATCAAGAGTCTTGAAGACCTCAAGGGCAAGAAGGTCGGCGGTCAGATTGGCACTACCGGCGTTTTCGTCATTCGCAAGTCTGGCGTTCCCGTGGACCTCAAGGAATATGATGACGTAGGCCTGGCCATTCAGGATATGCTTGGCGGCCGTCTTGACGCTGTCATCTGCGACGATCCGGTTGCCATGTACTATGCCAATAAAAAGGCCGATACAGCGGGCAAACTGAATCTTTCGTTCAAGACGGACGAAAAGGAATACTACGGTTTTACCGTTCGCAAGGGCCGCAAGGATCTTGTTGAAAAGCTGAACAAGGGCATCAAGGAAGTGAAAGCTTCCGGCGTTGAAGCCAAGTTGCTCGACAAGTGGATGGGCGCGTCCAAGTAG
- a CDS encoding FAD-dependent thymidylate synthase, translating to MLDEKFTGNGRVVLLAGGGKVYTDIAARFVRSERDLEDIVASPYSKKIVENILSSGHRAALEFDFFIFGLEGYSRVTETQLVRKRLASYLIKSGRAELGGKRRYSVVYPQKAAEFTAQVNLPGGGSVNLSGRDLADLGRQWYDAGLDAGLPEEDLRYLKPQATEFKAIVGMNAHALLDWFSIRCCRNAQYEIRHLAWQMLRLCRKAAPDLFAGAGPNCVQMGYCPENGLQNARCKGRIITKDEAMALLRANRNASAGAPPVADEFAGE from the coding sequence ATGTTGGACGAAAAATTTACAGGTAACGGCAGGGTGGTATTGCTGGCCGGCGGTGGGAAAGTCTATACGGACATAGCGGCCCGCTTTGTGCGGAGTGAGCGTGACCTTGAAGACATCGTGGCCTCGCCTTACTCGAAAAAAATAGTAGAGAACATTTTGTCTTCCGGGCACAGGGCTGCTCTGGAATTTGATTTTTTTATCTTCGGGCTTGAGGGATATTCGCGCGTTACCGAAACGCAGCTGGTGCGCAAGCGTCTGGCTTCTTATCTGATCAAATCAGGCAGGGCAGAATTGGGCGGAAAGCGTCGCTATTCTGTAGTGTATCCGCAGAAAGCGGCGGAATTTACGGCTCAGGTGAACTTGCCTGGCGGGGGAAGCGTCAATCTGAGCGGGCGTGATCTGGCCGATCTGGGACGTCAGTGGTATGACGCGGGACTTGATGCCGGGCTGCCTGAAGAAGATTTGCGCTATTTGAAGCCCCAGGCCACAGAATTCAAAGCCATCGTGGGCATGAACGCCCATGCGCTGCTGGACTGGTTTTCCATACGCTGTTGCCGCAACGCGCAGTATGAGATCAGGCACCTCGCATGGCAGATGTTGCGGCTGTGCCGCAAGGCAGCTCCCGATCTTTTTGCTGGCGCGGGCCCCAACTGCGTGCAGATGGGGTACTGTCCCGAAAACGGGCTTCAGAACGCCCGCTGTAAGGGCCGCATCATCACCAAGGATGAGGCCATGGCCCTGCTGCGCGCTAACAGAAACGCCAGCGCGGGAGCGCCGCCCGTTGCTGACGAGTTTGCCGGAGAATAG
- a CDS encoding tRNA-specific 2-thiouridylase, translating to MTMSKTTSPCTVAVAVSGGVDSLCALVMLQQAGHNVLALHGLFLPEAELAPPPGLEEACASLGIPLHVADLRPVFQREVLAPFAAAYAEGRTPNPCALCNRAVKFGALLDAAQELGAHKLATGHYARLVSAPEEEGARHENAAVQTHGANTFHLPLLAAAHDTAKDQSYFLSLVPRARLAQAWFPLAGQDKARTREIVAQAGLNVPLPHESQDICFAPASGASSAQDGAGSSAEAYRPFLERHWQAAAIVPPGPGPVFLRSADGAQREISRHKGLWRYTEGQRKGLGIAHSEPLYVLAKDGSGNALVVGPRALLGVSRCVTSLANVSLAPQYWPEETLVRLRHRQKPAPAKVTLNADGLLEIEFAIPQFPSAPGQVAAVYDASGRVLAAGIVDFME from the coding sequence ATGACCATGAGCAAAACAACTTCTCCTTGTACAGTGGCAGTTGCCGTCAGCGGAGGGGTGGACAGTCTTTGCGCTCTTGTAATGCTGCAGCAGGCCGGGCACAACGTGCTGGCCCTGCACGGCCTTTTTTTACCAGAGGCAGAACTTGCGCCACCCCCCGGCCTTGAAGAGGCGTGCGCATCTCTTGGCATACCCTTGCATGTAGCAGACCTGCGGCCAGTTTTTCAGCGAGAAGTGCTGGCCCCGTTTGCAGCGGCCTACGCAGAGGGGCGCACTCCCAATCCCTGTGCCCTGTGCAACCGGGCCGTTAAATTTGGCGCGTTGCTTGACGCCGCGCAAGAGCTCGGCGCGCATAAACTTGCCACCGGGCATTACGCACGGCTTGTGAGCGCGCCGGAAGAAGAGGGTGCTAGGCACGAAAACGCAGCAGTGCAGACGCATGGCGCAAACACGTTCCACTTGCCGTTGCTGGCCGCGGCCCATGACACGGCCAAGGATCAGAGCTATTTTTTGAGTCTCGTGCCACGGGCGCGATTGGCGCAAGCCTGGTTTCCCCTGGCAGGCCAGGACAAAGCCCGCACTCGTGAAATTGTGGCGCAGGCTGGCCTGAATGTGCCCTTGCCACATGAGAGTCAGGACATCTGCTTTGCTCCGGCTTCAGGCGCTTCTTCTGCCCAAGATGGAGCTGGCTCCTCTGCGGAAGCGTATAGGCCATTCCTTGAACGCCATTGGCAGGCAGCGGCCATTGTTCCTCCTGGCCCTGGACCCGTTTTTTTACGCAGTGCGGATGGCGCACAGCGAGAAATCTCCCGTCACAAAGGGCTTTGGCGCTATACTGAAGGTCAGCGCAAGGGCTTGGGCATTGCGCACAGCGAGCCTCTGTATGTACTTGCCAAGGACGGCTCGGGCAATGCTCTTGTCGTGGGGCCGCGCGCGTTGTTGGGCGTCAGCCGTTGCGTTACGTCTTTGGCCAATGTTTCCCTGGCGCCGCAATACTGGCCTGAAGAAACGCTGGTGCGCCTGCGTCATCGCCAGAAGCCCGCACCCGCCAAAGTGACCCTGAATGCAGATGGCCTTCTTGAAATTGAATTCGCGATCCCGCAATTTCCATCTGCTCCTGGCCAAGTCGCCGCTGTCTATGACGCTTCAGGCCGCGTTCTGGCCGCTGGCATTGTGGATTTTATGGAATAG
- a CDS encoding amino acid ABC transporter ATP-binding protein produces the protein MTESSTTAPIITISNVWKYFGSLPALQDVSLDIAPGERVVIIGPSGSGKSTLLRSINRLEEIDQGSIIVKGENIMSPDNDINLIRQNLGMVFQQFNLFPHKTVLENLTMAPITLRKLTREEAESRALGLLKKVGISEKANVYPAMLSGGQQQRVAIARALAMQPAIMLFDEPTSALDPEMVGEVLDVMVKLAEEGMTMVCVTHEMGFARTVADRLIFMDQGQIVEQGRPETLFTTPRHPRLRQFLNQIL, from the coding sequence ATGACGGAAAGTAGCACCACCGCCCCAATTATTACCATAAGCAATGTCTGGAAGTATTTTGGTTCGCTGCCTGCCTTGCAGGATGTGAGTCTGGATATCGCTCCCGGCGAGCGCGTGGTTATCATCGGCCCCTCGGGATCTGGCAAATCGACCCTGCTGCGTTCAATCAACCGGCTGGAAGAGATTGATCAGGGCAGTATCATAGTCAAGGGCGAGAACATCATGAGCCCGGATAATGATATCAACCTGATTCGCCAGAATCTGGGCATGGTCTTTCAGCAGTTCAACCTGTTTCCGCACAAGACTGTGCTGGAAAATCTGACAATGGCGCCTATCACGTTGCGTAAACTCACGCGCGAAGAAGCTGAGTCCCGCGCATTGGGGCTGCTCAAAAAAGTGGGCATCAGCGAAAAGGCCAATGTCTATCCCGCCATGTTGTCAGGCGGCCAGCAGCAACGTGTGGCCATTGCCCGTGCTCTCGCCATGCAGCCCGCCATCATGCTATTTGACGAGCCGACGTCAGCCCTTGACCCCGAAATGGTGGGCGAAGTGCTGGACGTTATGGTCAAACTGGCTGAAGAAGGCATGACTATGGTGTGCGTCACCCACGAAATGGGCTTTGCCCGAACCGTGGCCGACAGGCTTATTTTTATGGATCAGGGACAGATTGTGGAGCAGGGCAGGCCAGAAACCCTGTTCACGACTCCCCGCCATCCCCGTCTGCGCCAGTTCCTTAATCAGATATTGTAA
- the trpB gene encoding tryptophan synthase subunit beta, which translates to MSQHSAPNNKPDSNGFFGAYGGQFVPESVKARLEELAAAMEAALADPDFLRELDDLFLHYTGRPSPVFHCANLSRKLGGAQIWLKREDLNHLGAHKINNTLGQCLLAKRMGKTRVIAETGAGQHGVATAATAALMGLKCTICMGEVDMERQRLNVIRMRMLGAEVVAATSGQRTLKEAVDEALGLWVADDEMFYVLGSAVGPHPYPYMVRQFQAIVGSEARAQMLEACGRLPDATLACVGGGSNAIGIFSGFLNDANVRLIGVEPGGHGNEYGQHAASLCLGEPGVLHGFNSYMLKDEKGEAGAVYSISAGLDYPSVGPEHSMLKDAGRAEYVSITDKEALEAFFALSRHEGIIPALESSHALAHAMKMAPAMPADAILLVNLSGRGDKDVAQVAEMMEKGEI; encoded by the coding sequence ATGAGCCAGCATTCCGCCCCCAATAACAAGCCGGACAGCAACGGTTTTTTCGGCGCTTACGGCGGCCAGTTTGTTCCTGAATCCGTTAAAGCCCGCCTGGAAGAACTGGCTGCGGCAATGGAGGCGGCCCTGGCCGATCCCGATTTCTTGCGTGAACTGGACGACCTCTTTCTCCATTATACAGGACGGCCAAGTCCGGTCTTTCACTGTGCCAACCTGAGCCGCAAACTTGGCGGCGCGCAGATTTGGCTCAAGCGTGAAGATCTCAACCACCTTGGCGCGCACAAGATCAATAACACCCTTGGGCAATGCCTGCTGGCCAAACGCATGGGCAAAACCCGTGTCATTGCTGAAACCGGCGCCGGGCAGCACGGCGTAGCCACGGCGGCCACGGCGGCTCTTATGGGCCTCAAGTGCACTATCTGCATGGGTGAAGTGGACATGGAGCGCCAGCGCCTCAACGTCATTCGCATGCGTATGCTTGGAGCCGAAGTGGTGGCCGCCACGTCGGGACAGCGCACCCTCAAGGAAGCCGTGGACGAAGCTCTGGGGCTGTGGGTGGCTGATGATGAAATGTTCTATGTGCTTGGCTCTGCCGTGGGACCGCACCCCTATCCCTATATGGTACGCCAGTTCCAGGCCATAGTGGGCAGCGAAGCCCGTGCCCAGATGCTTGAAGCCTGCGGTCGCCTGCCTGATGCAACCCTGGCCTGCGTGGGCGGCGGCTCCAATGCAATAGGCATTTTTTCCGGCTTTTTGAATGACGCCAACGTACGCCTTATCGGCGTGGAACCGGGCGGACATGGCAACGAGTACGGGCAACACGCCGCATCTCTCTGCCTGGGTGAACCGGGCGTGCTGCACGGCTTCAATTCATACATGCTCAAGGATGAAAAGGGTGAAGCCGGAGCCGTGTACTCCATTTCAGCCGGGCTGGACTACCCCTCTGTGGGGCCTGAGCACTCCATGCTCAAAGACGCGGGCCGTGCTGAATATGTCAGCATCACTGACAAGGAAGCTCTGGAGGCATTCTTCGCGCTGTCCCGTCATGAAGGCATTATTCCGGCTCTGGAGTCTTCACACGCGCTGGCACATGCTATGAAAATGGCTCCTGCCATGCCCGCTGACGCCATTCTGCTGGTCAACCTGTCTGGCCGTGGCGATAAAGATGTGGCGCAAGTGGCTGAGATGATGGAAAAAGGCGAAATATAA
- a CDS encoding O-antigen ligase family protein, translating into MYNLLKCVKTRLIAVWALGEAFRQSPPAERWYSCLFWSFWMTLATFPMGYALRDIMPLVCLLFLGLYYRHNWQKSVLRRLGAWPLFVCLGVMVVIGVVFSNNIGSSLLHAASGLNKGFILPFIAMECVRNEKDLHRLAWAAILAVFWQGLDGVWQALTGKDFIMGYPMSSGRLTGSFDTYEVGNYIALALIPAFSLWCILRQSFSRLPSLLLCAATLWPAFFLLAGAGSRSGALAIAAAFGLWFLLASSSARWKSILFAAVALLLILLSQGRARMDAVVDDGRWSLWKLGWRVFLEHPWLGSGAGQYNTAFRSLGLTPEKDLITISHPHNLYLDMLYAHGLIGFIFGMIFLLGFCWWGYQRIRPRLLAERASGKTSIYWHVTAWFWIGFVAWLCNGIFGHDFYRTWWLALAMAHMGVMIGAVVNGPKGDEATRHAAQGYCGPAENNMRAQPFS; encoded by the coding sequence GTGTACAACCTGCTGAAATGCGTAAAAACCCGTCTGATCGCCGTATGGGCATTGGGTGAAGCTTTCCGGCAATCTCCTCCGGCCGAACGCTGGTATTCCTGCCTGTTCTGGTCCTTCTGGATGACGCTGGCCACTTTTCCCATGGGCTATGCCCTTCGCGACATAATGCCCCTGGTCTGTCTGCTTTTTCTTGGCCTCTACTACCGCCATAACTGGCAAAAAAGCGTGCTGCGGCGGCTTGGGGCCTGGCCTCTGTTCGTTTGCTTGGGGGTTATGGTTGTTATTGGAGTTGTCTTTTCCAACAATATCGGCTCATCACTGTTGCACGCTGCCTCTGGTCTTAACAAGGGCTTCATTCTGCCCTTTATCGCCATGGAATGCGTCCGTAATGAAAAGGACCTGCACCGCCTGGCGTGGGCCGCTATTTTGGCCGTATTCTGGCAAGGCCTGGACGGCGTATGGCAGGCTCTGACCGGCAAAGATTTTATTATGGGTTACCCGATGTCCAGTGGCCGCCTCACAGGCAGCTTTGACACCTATGAGGTGGGTAACTACATCGCCCTGGCTCTGATTCCCGCCTTCAGTCTGTGGTGCATCTTGCGCCAGAGTTTTTCGCGCCTGCCCTCACTGTTGCTCTGTGCAGCAACCCTATGGCCCGCTTTTTTTCTTCTTGCAGGCGCTGGCAGCCGCAGTGGCGCGCTGGCCATTGCAGCCGCCTTTGGCCTGTGGTTTTTGCTGGCAAGTTCTTCAGCCCGCTGGAAAAGCATACTCTTCGCTGCTGTGGCCTTGCTTTTGATTCTTCTGTCCCAAGGACGCGCCCGCATGGACGCGGTGGTAGATGACGGCAGGTGGAGCTTGTGGAAGCTGGGTTGGCGCGTTTTTCTTGAACACCCATGGCTCGGTTCCGGTGCCGGCCAGTACAACACTGCTTTCCGTTCCCTTGGCCTCACACCGGAAAAAGATCTCATTACCATAAGCCATCCGCACAACCTCTACCTCGATATGTTGTACGCGCACGGCCTGATTGGTTTTATCTTCGGCATGATTTTTCTACTGGGCTTTTGCTGGTGGGGCTATCAACGCATCCGGCCGCGCCTTTTGGCCGAGCGCGCTTCTGGAAAAACGAGTATCTACTGGCATGTAACTGCATGGTTCTGGATAGGATTTGTGGCATGGCTGTGCAACGGCATTTTCGGGCATGATTTCTATCGTACTTGGTGGCTGGCCCTTGCCATGGCGCACATGGGTGTCATGATCGGCGCTGTCGTCAATGGCCCCAAAGGTGATGAAGCCACCCGGCATGCCGCTCAAGGATATTGCGGACCAGCTGAAAACAACATGCGGGCGCAACCATTTTCCTAG